One Leptospiraceae bacterium genomic window carries:
- a CDS encoding restriction endonuclease subunit S, whose protein sequence is MRYKMIVREKLLKVKLKEVARVNQSTLKGNSNLEKLLYVDIASVSTGNIDNKTEYDLKDAPGRAKRILNHEDIIWSCVRPNRKSYSFVFKPEDNLIASTGFAVITPKEIPSTFLYQLTITNEFISYLENHAKGATYPAVTATDFEEATIYIPQSSSMIEYHEEIYRHFELKDILQKQNTKLREARDILLPRLMNGEIEV, encoded by the coding sequence TTGCGGTATAAGATGATTGTCCGAGAGAAGTTGTTGAAAGTAAAATTAAAAGAAGTTGCTAGGGTAAATCAATCAACACTTAAAGGAAATTCAAATCTTGAAAAATTACTCTATGTAGATATTGCTTCTGTTTCAACTGGAAATATTGATAATAAAACAGAGTATGATTTAAAGGATGCTCCTGGAAGAGCCAAAAGAATTCTAAACCATGAAGATATTATTTGGTCGTGTGTTCGTCCTAATCGAAAATCGTATTCTTTCGTTTTCAAGCCCGAAGATAATTTAATTGCGTCAACAGGCTTTGCTGTTATTACTCCAAAGGAAATTCCTTCTACGTTTTTATATCAACTTACTATAACGAATGAATTTATTAGTTATCTTGAAAATCATGCAAAAGGGGCAACATATCCAGCAGTCACAGCGACAGATTTTGAAGAGGCAACTATCTATATTCCGCAATCTTCATCCATGATAGAATACCATGAAGAGATTTATAGACATTTTGAATTGAAAGATATTTTACAAAAACAAAACACCAAACTCCGCGAAGCTCGTGATATATTGTTGCCTCGGTTGATGAATGGGGAGATAGAGGTATAA
- a CDS encoding DUF262 domain-containing protein → MSKTIDINPSKNPEVGTIYVNDLFNKFEISFVIPDYQRPYTWNEKHLLDLMNDWKDHFFIENKFNENSIEYYFGTIMVHKSDEIYEIIDGQQRLTTLLIMDFIWNEENSILKKENFKFNYNSNISIKNIKQNRNYLKGFKDSNTSEYFNEILKKLVFSVIITDSEDKSFVFFETQNNRGVPLDEVDFFKSFHLRELKTNSKYLQYFAKKFDQINSFYSSNKNKGVYAKTLNDLFIKQFWILRSWSKNKLIFPDRRLILNSFQKDTKTFGSIDEVKLYPSSNNSLGTSLFFNQEMKPEIRSTIKLYGAESIDIPFTINQPIQRGIGFFFTQRNMHH, encoded by the coding sequence ATGAGTAAAACAATAGATATAAATCCTTCAAAAAATCCTGAAGTTGGAACAATTTATGTAAATGATTTATTCAATAAGTTTGAAATATCATTTGTCATTCCTGATTACCAACGACCTTATACCTGGAATGAAAAACATTTATTAGATTTAATGAATGACTGGAAGGATCATTTTTTCATAGAAAACAAATTTAATGAAAATTCCATAGAATATTATTTTGGTACGATCATGGTTCATAAATCAGATGAAATTTATGAAATTATTGATGGGCAACAGAGATTGACAACTCTTCTAATAATGGACTTTATATGGAATGAGGAAAACTCTATATTAAAAAAGGAAAATTTTAAATTTAATTATAATTCGAATATATCGATAAAAAATATTAAACAAAATAGAAACTATTTAAAGGGATTTAAAGATAGCAATACATCTGAGTATTTTAATGAAATTTTAAAAAAACTTGTTTTTTCCGTAATAATAACCGACTCGGAAGACAAATCATTTGTATTTTTTGAAACCCAAAATAATAGAGGTGTTCCACTTGATGAAGTAGATTTTTTTAAATCCTTCCATTTAAGGGAACTAAAAACCAATTCAAAATACCTTCAATATTTTGCTAAGAAATTTGATCAAATAAATTCTTTTTATAGCTCAAATAAGAATAAGGGAGTATATGCGAAAACCTTAAATGATCTTTTTATTAAACAATTTTGGATTTTACGCTCTTGGTCAAAAAATAAATTAATATTTCCGGATAGAAGATTAATATTGAATTCTTTTCAAAAAGATACAAAAACCTTTGGTAGTATAGATGAAGTAAAATTATATCCATCTTCTAATAATAGCCTTGGTACTTCTTTGTTTTTCAATCAAGAAATGAAACCTGAAATTAGATCTACAATCAAATTGTATGGAGCAGAGTCTATTGATATTCCTTTTACAATAAATCAACCTATTCAAAGAGGAATTGGTTTTTTCTTTACACAGAGAAATATGCATCATTAA
- a CDS encoding DUF262 domain-containing protein, giving the protein MVLDCSLKDIVENEIQFNIPIYQRLYVWKIDQIKILLEDLKNAFLNNNEEFYFLGSVMFSNTIDSKIDLVDGQQRFTTLWLICDILSDIDEELKNFTYNNEPRILFSIRDRAQAYLKDKNTFKEFLNEKGELIAGAELEVSEIIPLALGREIIEETINNFQKDEKFDKLKFSKFIFSNVQLTYTIIPKESDLNRVFEAMNNRGKQLENHEILKSRLLEKIEKAERNQYAMIWDACSQMNSYIENNLKNVNNFSWKDIFGKKVDLENESESDIDLVNLDIITLLANKTKSDDFPSKSLLDILNDTSIENDSKRNEISEIEYYSKSVRSIISFPTFLLHTLRVFQIIKHNQDYNSSEINDKKLLDVFNVKESFSDTKDVKNFIKLLWKLRVLFDKYVIKWIYNEDEKEEYHFLEKIQISKSIIKNKDGTENENISVQRIETTEKELLDLIKLQGMLYHSQEMTTQYWLTPFLFFLQSNDNLNSNKIVEKLEKLENALFYSETNTSKLKDRTFKINFLNEANFLDNLVNTREYLSGFHGTGYPNYIFYKLEYILWKYRESICRSYSLDLKKWNRFRLTAKNSIEHIFPQKTKDENEHIIYIKENEISEISLKNKNPLDDFGNLVLLSPGMNSEYSNKPFQEKKGKFDAKQEIDSLKSSIIFKNTSWNWSLAKQHRDDMINLIEKYINELRD; this is encoded by the coding sequence TTGGTTCTGGATTGCTCTCTTAAGGATATTGTTGAAAATGAAATTCAATTCAACATTCCAATATACCAAAGGCTATATGTCTGGAAGATAGATCAAATTAAAATTCTATTAGAAGATTTAAAAAATGCATTTCTAAATAATAATGAAGAGTTCTATTTTCTCGGTTCAGTGATGTTTTCAAATACGATCGATAGTAAAATTGATTTAGTTGATGGTCAGCAACGTTTTACAACCTTGTGGTTGATTTGTGATATATTAAGTGATATCGATGAAGAACTTAAAAACTTTACATATAATAATGAACCGAGAATTCTTTTTTCAATTAGGGATAGAGCACAAGCTTATTTAAAGGATAAAAATACATTTAAAGAATTTTTAAATGAAAAAGGAGAATTAATTGCAGGGGCTGAATTAGAAGTAAGTGAAATAATCCCTTTGGCATTAGGTAGAGAAATCATAGAAGAAACAATAAACAATTTTCAAAAGGATGAGAAATTTGATAAGTTAAAGTTTAGTAAATTTATATTTTCCAATGTCCAATTAACTTACACTATTATTCCTAAAGAATCTGATCTAAATAGAGTATTTGAGGCAATGAATAATCGAGGTAAACAATTAGAAAATCATGAAATTTTAAAATCAAGATTATTGGAAAAAATTGAAAAAGCTGAAAGAAACCAGTACGCAATGATTTGGGATGCCTGCTCTCAAATGAATTCATACATTGAGAATAATTTAAAAAATGTGAATAATTTTTCTTGGAAGGATATTTTTGGAAAGAAAGTTGATTTGGAAAATGAGTCTGAAAGTGATATTGATTTAGTTAATCTTGATATAATAACTCTATTAGCTAATAAAACTAAATCGGATGATTTTCCTTCTAAAAGTTTATTAGATATTCTTAATGATACATCTATCGAAAATGATTCGAAAAGAAATGAAATTTCAGAGATAGAATATTATAGTAAAAGTGTTAGGAGCATTATATCCTTTCCAACCTTTTTACTTCATACTTTAAGAGTATTTCAAATAATAAAGCATAATCAAGACTATAATTCATCTGAAATCAATGATAAAAAATTGTTAGATGTTTTTAATGTAAAAGAGTCTTTTTCAGATACCAAAGATGTTAAAAATTTTATTAAATTACTTTGGAAATTGAGAGTATTATTTGATAAATATGTAATAAAATGGATTTATAATGAAGATGAAAAGGAAGAATACCATTTTTTAGAGAAAATACAAATTTCTAAATCAATAATTAAAAATAAAGATGGGACGGAAAATGAAAATATAAGTGTTCAAAGAATTGAAACCACTGAAAAAGAATTATTAGATTTAATAAAACTTCAAGGAATGCTCTATCATTCGCAGGAAATGACAACTCAATATTGGTTAACACCTTTTTTATTTTTTCTTCAATCAAATGATAATTTAAACAGTAACAAAATTGTAGAAAAATTAGAGAAACTTGAAAATGCATTGTTTTACTCAGAAACAAATACAAGTAAATTAAAAGATAGAACATTTAAAATTAATTTTCTAAATGAAGCAAATTTTTTAGATAATCTTGTAAATACTAGGGAATATTTATCTGGGTTCCATGGTACAGGATATCCGAATTATATTTTCTATAAATTGGAATACATTTTATGGAAATATAGAGAATCAATTTGCAGGAGTTATAGTCTTGATCTTAAAAAATGGAATCGTTTTAGACTTACAGCAAAGAACTCAATAGAACATATATTTCCTCAGAAAACTAAAGATGAAAATGAACATATTATATACATTAAAGAAAATGAAATTTCAGAAATTAGTTTAAAAAATAAAAACCCATTAGATGATTTTGGTAATTTGGTTTTATTATCTCCTGGAATGAATTCTGAGTATAGCAATAAACCTTTTCAAGAAAAAAAAGGAAAATTTGATGCTAAACAAGAAATCGACTCTCTAAAATCTTCTATAATTTTTAAAAATACTTCTTGGAACTGGTCTTTAGCTAAGCAGCATAGAGATGATATGATTAATCTAATTGAGAAATATATAAATGAATTAAGGGACTAA
- a CDS encoding DUF3368 domain-containing protein: protein MNGLIPIGIVGILLRAKQKGLISEIKPYLDKLMNNKRRISQHLYDHVIFLASENR from the coding sequence ATGAACGGATTAATTCCAATCGGAATCGTTGGTATATTATTGAGAGCGAAGCAGAAAGGACTGATAAGTGAAATCAAGCCTTATCTAGATAAACTAATGAACAATAAAAGAAGAATTTCACAACATTTATATGACCATGTGATTTTTCTTGCAAGTGAAAATAGGTAG